A stretch of DNA from Ricinus communis isolate WT05 ecotype wild-type chromosome 4, ASM1957865v1, whole genome shotgun sequence:
tttttttttgcagtGGTTGTTTGTGATACTCTTTGTTTTAGTTAACAATTGTTAAACTTTATATTGCTCCTAGATGTGGAGTATTTAGTTAGTTTTGGCTTTTATTAAACAAGAGAAGTTCTTTGAACCTCATACTTAATGAGAGGCTACAGAAGTAAAGGTCTGAAGGAGCTTATGGACTTATATTTGTGAACAAAATAACCTGATATAATAAATGTAGTCACAGAACTTgctgtttattatttttatggagTGTAAGGCACTAATCCAATATTAGAGTATAGGTATTTGTGTAGTTATTAGTATCTGAACCATTGCGTGCTTACCATCTTTAATTGGCTCTCAAGTTACAAGTTCGTACCTAGATCTCAAACGTTGTGACTCGGTTGTACTTGGTAACAGCCCAATTTAATGCATGTACCATATGAAGTTTTGAACTGCAGTTGGTATTTAGATCTCACTCACTGTGACTGAGTTGTAGTACTAACTATTGACTCCAATAATGTCTGTGCGTATGAAATTTTGAGCTGCAGTAGGATAGAAGATTAATTAAGTGGCTATATTATTCAACACTCTTTCTTGAGGTTTCTATCAAATTGAAGTGGCTATGATACAAGTCGTTTTCGTGTTTTAGAGTCCCTCACCAATTCTTTCTTCTCCCTGGGGCCTGCTTCTTGGAACTTACGGATGTTCAAACTAAAGATTCAAGAGGGGGGCATTATATGAGCTCATCCGCTATGGATACACTTACTTCGAGAATTGTTGTTTTATGGTCTAAAGTTCACTTTAGGTTAGTGTGTTTGCTATGGTAGATATATTCTTACAAATCAACAAACTGAGAGACCATTGCGTTATTTGTCATTGTCAATAGTGCAACCCAATTTTCAGTTAAATAGTCTTACTTCAAGTGAACAGTAGAGagtgttatttttctttttctgacttgtttatatgtttCTTAAGAACTCTGTTGTATGATATGAATTTGTTGGGGCAAAAGTTTGGATTGTAAGGATAAGAATCTTTTAATGTTTCATATGGTTTCATCAAGATGTTTTAACTTGAGGCAGGAAACTGGAAAGATACTTGTGGACTTTTTCTCTATATTAGAATTTCTGTTGAGGCTTTTCCTCTTTGATTTGAGTTTTGAGCATGTTGTTTATGGGTACTTGAATAGTGATCTAAGTTTTACATGCATTGGAATTGAAAGAGCCTTTTGTGCTTAGGGAAAGATGAATGTCACAGTAAATACTTAAACCAAGATTATTATTCTTCAATTATTCAGTTGACTTGCAACTCCAAGGTCCACGGCTCAGTCAGTTGAGGGCTTTTCTAGGAGTAGGGTTTTTGGTGGACATTTTCAAggatatttattgtttttaagtTTCCTTAAATAGTGTTTTGTTGCATATCAGCTGTATCAACTTTGGTTTGATAAGAAAACTGAATTTTCTGTGCTGCTGTGAAAGTGTCAGTTTTGACGCTTTTGCTAGTAAATTTGGTTATAGGGCTACTTACCTCGGAACTAATCTCTGCATACATCATAGAGCTTCAATATTTTGGAAGAGGCATACGAGGCTGTCAGTTGTCACCTTGGAGAAGGCGAATCTATGGAAAAGTTGGGGATCACTTGGGGAGGATTGCTGATACACGCACACATGTATGTGTTGTGGCCTTTTGTTTTTTAGTACATATAAGGAGTTTTCGAAAACCGTACAAAGATGATATGGCAGTGAATCTCTCTGTCATTTGGTGGCTCAGGGGAGggagaaaatttaaaatcttattttttgtttgcCTACTTGGAACGCATTCAAGGAGTAGTTGGGACTTGTCGCTCCGTTAGCCTTTTGTcatctattaaatttattttgcaaaTTCAGTTGAACATTAGGCTGAGACTTATTCTTTCAGGGATCTCGTGCTGCTTCGAAAGTTATGGAGCTTACTAATCTAAAGCTGGCTGCATCCACTTTAAGTTGGTTGGTTGGTGAACCTGCCTTTCTGTCTATGATGCAGGGAATAGTTGAATGCTTAAGCTGTTTGTGGAACTGTGAAGTGGCTAAAATACTTTATATTGAGGGTCAGATCAGCATATAGGTGTATCTGCAGGctattaagaattttattgcTTGATCAGTTAATTCCATAGTCATTGACTAGAAATAGGTCGGATGTTGTACCATGGCGTTTAATGTGAATGCTGCATAAAATGTTGGAAATTACCGAGGACTTTGATTGAGGTGGATTTCTCTTTAGGTAGAGGGCAGTTTGGTACATTGAAAATACATTTATGTAAAATTCTCAAGCTTAGTTGGTATAGTGAGACAATCCAATGCAAGTTGCATAGGCTCCGagaaatgaatatatttaccATTCAGTGTCTGGTCAAATGGATGGTTGataaatcctttttttttttaaatggacGTGGTAATAGATCATTATTGAGTATAATACTTTGCTCGTATTTGGGAGGAAGCAATGAGAGGGTATCAATTTATATCCTGGATTTTCAAACTTATAGATCAATTCCCTATGACCTAAAGCCACCTTTTGAGCCAAAGAGATCTTCTCTACCAGAGTTAATTCTTTAACCAAAATATCCTATTCCTAGAGGATAGAACTTTATCCTAATACACATGACTTTATTGGTTTTGTGTAAACCTAATTGGTTACTTTTTATTAGGTCCCAATATGATGCAATATCttcttgttattttttcaaaatatacaagCTATCCATCTTGAACTATAAGGTAACTTGTAatgtttttttattcaaataagaTTAAAGGGTAACtaataatgtttttatttattttttgttcaaaTAAGACTGATTTTGTTGTGCGTATTTATTTCCCAACTTTCCTCATTTGTTATTCTGTTATTTGAGTCATTTAAATGGGGATCATTTTAATATTGGTGTTTTCTATGTAAATTGAAGTTTCTGTTTCAGTCTTTTGCCTATTATTAGCACAtagcattatattttttgtttgagaGACTAtcttcttaaaaatatattgtgCTTATGCTGCAAATCTCTTCTGTTCAATACTTCAGTCGCATTGTATGCagattgaaattttgaatgaCATGAAGATTGCATTTGGAGTGATGCTTAAATGAGAACAAAACAGGTTTGAACATGATTGTACTTGAAAAAGagtttatgtaattatattcTCTCTCCAATGGAAatgtcaaattataaaaattgaaatttttccTGCTTTTTTAGGTATTTGTTTTATTGTCTCAAAACTCTAGCTGCTGAAAACTTGTGTGGTGGATTATCTATGCCTGGCAACGAAGTTGGAGATAGGATCCATAATTTTTTTGGCCAGGAGAGCTTGTCCCAGGGCCAGCACCGCCCGGAGGTTGTTGAAGGCACGTGGCCGGGGCTAGGTAACAATCAGTGGGTTGGTAGTCAGAGACAGATCGGCACaccttttatttctaatttaaagaATCACAGTATACAGCAATCAGGTATCAATTGATTATGCTCATTGAAGTTAGTTGATTTGGTGATTATCATTTCCTGtatattatacaattaaaaggggattttttttatttctctttttcctgTCGGTACAAGAATAAGGATGACATGATTTGAAGTTCATTTATATAGTTTAACTATATGGTGTGGTTTGAAGGCCTCTCTGTGGTTAAACattctctccttttctttttccctgtTGACATTAGCTGATACTGAAAGAGGAAATGGGGGACAGTCATCAGGTGTGCAACATGGTGCAAGTTTTTCTCAATCAACTCTGAGGCCTGAGTTTGCTAGAAGTCAAGCACAAAACCCACAACCGACTTTGAATGGCTATTTGCACGGGAATCAGGTTTTCCAGACAAGGCAGAATGAAGCAAACTTTTTGGGAGTGGATTCAGAATCTGATCGACGTAATTTAACATCAAGAGGCTTTTCAGTTGTTGAAGCACAGCTAGGAAGTGATGAACTTCAGAAGAAAAGTTCAGCAAGGATGGATTTTAATGAATCTCCTGTTAACTATGATTTTTTGGGAGGTCAACAGCAACTGAATAGCCAGCATCCTGGCATGTTCCAATCTTTGCAAAGGCAGCAGTCAGGGATCAGTGACATGCAGCTTCTGCAGCAACAGGTCATGCTCAAGCAAATGCAGGAAATTCAGAGGCAGCATCAGCAGCATCAGCAACAGCAGCAACAGAAGCAACAATTGCAGCAACAAGAAGCAAGGCAAGTGAATTCTGTAAACCAGGTTTCCTCTTTTGCGAAGCAGGCAGCTGGAAGTCATCCACCCGCTCTAATTAATGGCATTCCTATCCATGATGCATCTAATTACTCGTGGCAACTGGAGCTTGTGGCAGCTAATACAAATTGGCCGCAGCGTAATGTGGCTTCTGCTATGCAAGGGTCCTCTAGTGGACTGATGTTTTCCCCTGAGCAAGGCCAAGGACCACGCTTGATGGGCATGATTCCTCAGCAGGTTGATCAATCTCTTTATGGTGTCCCCATCTCTGGAACTAGAGTTGCTTCAAACCAATATTCTCCTGTTCAAATGGATAAGTCTACCTTACAACACATTTCAGGCAGCAGTAGTTCCTTCTCAGGTAATCAGTACACTGGGTTTCAAGATCAGGCAAGCATGCAGGACAGCACTTTGGTTTCTAGACAGGGATATCAGGGCAAAAATGTGATAGGAACTGCTGATAGTCAAGGTTTAAATGGTGGATTTAATTTGGAAAGCTTACAGCAAGTAGATCTCAGGCAAAGCAATGGTTCTGGGCAGGATTTTCATGGGGGGCAGGATGCAGTTGATCCATCAGAAACATCACAGGGTAGATCAGTGATGCAGGTTACCCCTTCACAAAATGTGGCTACCCTAGATCCAACTGAGGAAAAGATTTTGTTTGGTTCAGATGACAATTTATGGGAAGCTTTTGGTAGGGGGACAAACATGGGCCCGGGAGGCTGTAATATGTTAGATGGCACGGATTTGTTTGGTGCATTTCCCTCTGTGCAGAGTGGTAGTTGGAGTGCTCTTATGCAGTCTGCTGTAGCAGAAACATCTAGTGCAGAAATGGGGCTGCAAGAAGAGTGGAGTGGTCTGGCTTCGCGAGGTAGTGAACCTTCAGCTGGGAATCAATTGGCCCCAAACATCGGTGACAGTAGGAAAAAACAACCTGCTTGGGCTGATAACAGATTGCAAGCTGGCTCCACGGGAAATGCTAGTCCCTATAATATGTCTGATGGAATCAGCACAAGTATTAACCATAACAACATGCCAGGGGTTAAGCAATCTGGAGACAGTATATCATATGAACAGAATCAGATGTTGCATACTAGTTCTTCTCAGAGATTCGTCCAGCCATTTACTGGACAAGGAGCCAAATGGTTGGACCGCAAACTTCTGCAAAAGCCTGTTTCTGAAGgaagtaataataatgaaaagggTGCTCATTCCTCAAATGCAGAACTAAATGCAAAATTTCCGGGTCCTTGTACAAATCAACAGAGCATGGCCTCATATAATACTGGTGGCCAACCAAGCAGACCAAATGGTTGGAAATCTATTGATCCTGTCTCCCCTGGCCCTGGTGCTGTTTTGAAGAACCAGGGGAGTGAAAACTCATTGCAAGCTTCTCAGAGTACAGAGCATAAGAGTCCTATGTTTGAGGCAATGGGTTATCGCGCTGATATATGGAAGAATGAGTCTGTTTCTAATTCATTTGTTGAATTGGAGCAAGCAAAATCCACCACTGGTAGCCCACAGGTCAATAGAGAAGATTCTGACCATAATAATATTGCTGCTTTACCTGATTCAAGCACTGTAAGGGCCAAACAGGAAAGCAGTCAACAGCTTCCTAATGGTAATAATTTTGATGTCTGGAAACATGTGGATTCTTCAGTCAACTCTAGAGGACGTGGGTTTCCGGGAAGATACCAATCTCGTATGGATAAGAGTCCTCAAACTTTTGAGTCGTCAGGAAATATTGTTTCTGGCGATGGAGCAGTTAAATCTCATGACCACCCTGATATGAAGGAAAGCAAAATTGATAGTTCTCGCAATGCACCCCACTATACTTCCACTAGTGCTGGGGGAGAAAATGCTTGGCTAGATGCAAATGATTTGTCTGGGGGAAAACTAAAGTCATCCAGTAATATTGGTCGGAGGCCTTCTGGAGTTCGTAAATTTCAATATCATCCCATGGGGGATCTGGGTGTTGATGTTGAATCTTCATATGGAACAAAACATGCTACGCTTTCGCAGTCCCTAGCAACACAGGTTTCTCAAGGGTCCAAAGTTCATGACCATGGAGATATTGGGAAATCAAAATTTCCTGCTCAGATAGCTAGAAATTCTATGGAAATTGATAAGGTAATTGTTTGTTTTGCCATGCGAGGTGCATgccattattttttttcttttttgtaattttctaAGCATGCTAGCCCCCTCCTTgccttgaaaagaaaaagggagaaGAAAGTATCCTtgcttagttttcttttcatgCTTATTTACAGGGCCGATTTCCTGGGTTTCAAGGAGAAACAAAAGGCTCAGATGAGATGATTTTGAAAAACAGACTTTCAGGTTCTGCACCTAGCACTTCTACTTCCTTTGACCGAGCTGTTTATAGTTATGCAACAAGCAAGACGACACCATCGAGGTACACATATTCATTCTACATCAGCACTTTCATAGTTGACTTTATTGCCCTTattgttagttttattttgaaacaGATAGGAATGTGCAGCTTTTATAATTGTTGTCATAACTTATCTTTCTTTGTATGGTTTGTTTTTTGTGCTACCACTTGGATTTTTATTCTCCCTGCTTACTCTTTCTATTGCCACTTTGATGGTTCATGCTTATGTTCAAAATTATTGCAGTCAAAACATGCTTGAGCTTCTTCACAAGGTGGATCAGTCAAGGGAGCATGGAAATGCAGCACATTTCAGTTCTTCCGACTGCAATCAGCCTTCTCAAATGCATGAAGCCAAAAATTCTGCTGGATCTGTCTATCACCAACAACATCAATCATCCACATCTCAGGGTTTCGGTTTACGACTTGCTCCCCCATCTCAACTCTTGCCCATTCAAGATCATGCCTTTTCTTCTCAGAGCCCTTCACAGACAATTAACTCCCTTAGTTCAACTCATGTCGCTTCTGAAGTAGGAGGGGGGATGGGTCATCCATGGTCGGCTTCCTCTATTCAGGTGTTGCCTCCTGGTGAAACATCTCAAGGGGAGTCGAGGAACAATATTTCTGGTACAAACGGACAAACAGGCAAGAATCTCCAGGGAAATTTTGCTGCTGGTTTTTCCCCAGGTTATCCTTATTCAAGAAGTCTTGTTCAAAATCAGCAGTCGTATGACATAGGTGGACAGGCGACAAGCAGTCAATCTGGCAATGTACTTTCTGATAGGTTTGCTTCCCAGTCAATACGTATGAATGAATCTTTTGAGAGAGCTAAAAGTGGCCAGTCAGTACCGGCATCAGTGCCGAACATGTCTAGAAGTACTTCGCAAAATAGTGTTGCTTCCTCTGGGGAGATGCCCCAACTGAGTAATAACAACCAAAATAATGCAAAAGATTCTTCCCAGCAATTCCCGATTTTGGAATCTGTGTCAGCTCCTCAGGGTTCTACTGTATCTGGCACGTCACTGGAGAATGCTTCTGCAAAAATGTCACCTGCTATGTGGAATGGTGTTTCGGCTCAGCAACGTTTATTTGGATCTCATCCTTTTAAGGTTTCATCCAATATTTTCAAGTCCAATCTTCAACCAAATAATGATTCTGAAACAACCTCCCCTAGTTCGCAGAAAGTAGAAGGTTACAATATACAAATGATAGGCAAGGACCCATCTGAATCTGGTGCATGTTCTGGGGATTCACATGCAGCAAAAGGAGATCAGGCGCAGCAAAACACACCTGAGAATGACCCTGCACAGACTAAAATGAGCATCTCACAAGGAAAAGAATCTGTTTCAGATCCTATTGTCAGCAGTTCTGTTTCGGACCCCAACAGTACTCAAAGAGAGATTGAAGCATTTGGCCGGTCTTTAAGGCCCAATAACATTTTACATCAAAATTACACCTTAATGCACCAAGCTCAGAGTGTAAAAAATGCAGACATTGATCCAGGTAATAGGAGTTTGAAGAGATTTAGAGGTCCAGATGGTCCTTTGGATGCTCAGCAAGTAGGCAATCATGAAGCACAGCAGTTCTATGCTCAGAGTAATATGGTTAGAGATGCATCTGGACATTGCGCTTCAATTCCCCCAAGAGATTCTAAGATGCTAAGCTTTTCATCAAAGTCAACAGATGTTCGAGATACAAGTATTCCTTCTAAGGATGCGCTTGCATTTGGTCAGAATGATACTCAGAATCTTGCTAATAGCAATGCTGTTCCAGTGAGAAATCAGAATTCACTGATCAGTCCCCAGATGGCGCCATCCTGGTTTGATCAGCATGGAACCTTTAAAAATGGGCAGGTATTGCCATTTCATGATGCACAAAGACCTGCCACCATGAAAGCTATGGAGCTTCCATTCAGTTCTGGAAGGCCTTCCAGTAGTTTGCATGCTCAAGGTCCTCTGGAGCAGAGAAATGCTATTGCAGCTAATGCCTGTCAGCATGCCCTTGTCCATAAAAGTTCAACTTCATCAATAGCAAGTGAGGATATTTCTTCCCCTCAGTTGATGAGTCCAGATGCTGTTAATATGCGCCTGGCTGCTTTGAGACCAAAGAAGCGTAAAACTGCTACATCAGAACTTGTACCATGGCATAAGCAAGTACTTTCTGACCTGCCAATGCTTCAGAATATCAGGTGATTGGTGTAAACTTCAGATTGATGGGTGCCTTCCCCTGTCTTTATTGACGAAACTGATGcattattactttttcttttttaacatttttccTGGCTTATGTGTGAGGAACTGCATTTTCTAGgccaaatatataattatgccCCTGAACTTGTATCGACAGTCAATTTAACActttaactttcaatttaactTACCGGACACctgaatttcatttttaatctGTAGATACCTTTGATTTTCGATTTAACCTAACATATACCTgaagtttattattttgataatatttaaacatctTTGTACAATACACATGGATGTGTTGAATGataacacatgtcaaaaagtgttaaattattacaaaaaaacAAGTCTAGGTGCCTGCTATGTTATATCCAAAGTTAAGAGTGTTAAATTGGTTTAATGGCCGAAGTTAAGGGgcataaatatgcatttagcCTATTTTCTGCAAATTCCTTTGTACCGTGTAATATCTTTTCCTCAACTGTCTAACTCATGCTGAGTTTGTCTTTGCAGTTCGGCAGAATTGGACTGGGCTCAAGCAGCAAACCGATTGACTGAGAAGGTATGCACATCCCTGAATCAGTCTTTTCTGACTCTATTTAGCtattgtttgtttttgttttgaagGTTTCCAACAATTATCTGTGTGTGATGGATTCACTTTCACGACAGGTGGAAGATGAAGCTGAAATGTTAGAGGACGGGCCGCCAGTATTTAGATCTAAGAGAAGGCTTCTACTGACAACACAGCTTATGCAGCTGCTGTTTCGCCCTCCTTCTGCATCAGTTCTGTCTGCAGATGCTATTCCACATTATGAGAGTGTTGTGCACTTTCTTGCTCGAGCAACCCTAGGAGATACTTGTAGCACACTCGCTTGTGCTGGAAGTGATAATTCTATGTCCAGTAGTGGAAGCCTGTAAGCTACTCTTCAATTATATTGAAGTTCCTCTATCATGCTTTATGCTGCTTGTTAAGTTGATAGTTGTTATTGATGGAACATTATCCCATTCATGCTAATAGCAAGTATCTTAAgaataaattcttttctcaGAGTGCCTGTGAAGACATTCGAGAGAATTAGTGATCAATACTTCTCAAAAGTTGTGGAAGACCTGATCAGTAGAGCAAGGAAACTAGAGAATGATCTTTTGAGGTAAAAAATCTTATTTCGGGTTCTAATTTTGAATAGCAGGTGATTTTCAATAAAAGGGGACTATCCTTCCGTGCTGTAACTTCTGTTCAGTTCACAAGATGGATAGACCTGGGTCTTAAGTATATTCATAATTGAGATGAACGGTTGGGAAGCTTAGGCAAATAAGAGGGTCTTGTGGTGATTGAGTTAAGCACTACCTGAAAATGAGAGGGATCCGTGTTTTTTGCATGCGTCTGGGTTGCATGTTTCTGAGGATTTTGCATGGTTTTCCCCACCTTCTCTTACTCTCTTCCCTGCTTTTGCTGCTGAATCTTGCTcctttgttattattttaacttattgatatttatgaaaacaaTGTGGATATGTTCTTTGTTCCAAGCTCACAGTTGTTCTTGTGCTGCCTACTGTTGACTTAGGTTGGATAAGAGAGCATCTGTTCTGGACTTAAGAGTGGAATGCCAAGAGCTAGAGAAGTATTCTGTTATCAACCGTTTTGCCAAGTTCCATGGCCGGGGACAAGGTGATGGATCCGAGACCTCACTGTCTGATGCAACTGCTCAGAAATCCTGCCTCCAGAGATATGTTACTGCACTTCCAATGCCCAGGAATCTCCCTGACAGGGTACAATGTTTTTCACTTTgatgattaattaattgattctTGATCTCTTTTTTGGCCAACTATCTCCATATGCCTCATACTTCTCTGATTCATTTTCTACCAACCTATATACTGCCTCTTGCTCACTGTAGAACCACACAGTTGGGCATGTAGGAGGTTTGGATACTAGACTGTCTCCTCAGTAGTAATGGAGGCTGTTAGATCTTTTAAATCTAGGCCATTGATATCACATTTATTCTTGAGAAATATAATCTGGTCCTGTATACTTCATTGAATGATTAGAAGAAATCGGGTTCCATGCCATCttctccttttaatttttcagtaAATGGGGGACAACAAGTAGCTGGCTTACCAATTATGATCACAAATAgcaaaaaattaatcaaatgtGCTTTCAATTGCGAGGGTTCTGATTCTTTTTGTCAATTTTTATATGTGAAATAAGGATTTCACCTTGTACACTCTTGCTCCTTGGAGGAAGAAGGGGAAGAGGGGTGGCTTTTGTTGGGGAGGGCTAGGTTGGGAGTGGGGCAGTGAATTTCGTAGCCCAAAGTAAGGATTTGCTAGTTTTAgcatgttattttaattttggcctttatattaatttgtacAAATTGGTCAAACTTCCCCAAGTATTTATGGGGCtaaacttttcaaaaaatgGAGAAACATGCAAGATACTGAAGTTGCCAAACTTAGTGGGAGAGTTAAAGCAGTTTCAATATTCATTTTCCCACAGCTTACTATCTCCGTTCTCTCCCTTAGTGTTTCTCATCATCCTCCCCTTTTCTGgggctaattttattttggcaaTGTTACTGGTTCTGAATTGATTTTCAATTCAATTATGATCTTGAAGTTGAACTCAAGTTACGGCagtgttaatattttataattttcttttttcacttaAGAAGGCAAAAGGTGCAGGCATGTTTGGCAAATAAATCATGTATTCTGGATTCTTTTGGAATGTATGATATACTAAATTTTCTGACACCATCCATTTATGTAGAATTACTGCACAAGAAACATTCTGAAAAAGCCTAGAATACTCTATATGACCATTAATTCTTCGTTCCTAATTGATTTTCATGAaaacattttcaatttcttccgTGATTCAGTGTTCATCATGTGttcactttcttcttttaaaaaattgtcttgtacattattttgatttttttgcaTCTGTTAATTTGGTATGTGTTGGCTGTTGATTGATTGGAACTGTCGTCTAATTTGACTTCTAACTCTAAATTCGAGTTTCTACATTTGTTTTAGAAGTTAGTGTTTTGCCTCCTTTTACCTGTATTGGCAATCAATCACTCTTTCTGCATGTAAAGCAGTATGATTTTAAATGCAATTGAAGCTTTTGTTAGTCGCATAGCTATGCTACACAATGACGGTAGTTCATCTTTCTCGACAATCTGATCCCAAGAGCAAAGAGTATTGAACCTCGAGTTGTCTTGGGATGTTAAGGTATTCATAACTTGTAAAATAAGAGGAGAGCACCTGACTACTTCAGGTCATTACATGTGCTGTAGATATTTCTCTGATTCAACTTACTTTGGTGGTTAGTTCATGGTTGGCAGAAGGACCTCACTTTTGTTTTGATATAAAGACTGGATATTATATTTCAGTGATTTTGACTGTGAACTTCTGCATCTCCCCTGTCCATAATCCAAGAATGATTAGTAACTATAGCTATCTAGCAATTTGCCTATTTTTGATGTACTTCTCGGTGTTTGTTTTCCTTCTAAAGTAGTAATTTCCCAGGAAAATTTCGAAGTTCAATAAGCATCGGTACATACTCGGTTTGGACATGATTCTTGTACCTTGATATCCTTTacattgaaagaaaaaaaaaaagaagagaaaagaagtcCCATGCATGATTCGGCTTGCCATTATGCCAAAATATGAGTTGAATTATTGGGAAAACTCATCGCTCATGTCTTTCATTCTATTGCATTAATGCGTACCTGCATCCAGCAAACGAGAATAATGGGAGGGAGTGGTTATGGTAGCTATAGCCGGCCTGAAATTTTATGGTTATGTAGGTTGGTTCTATAGGCGAAGCTGATAGATATGGTTGAAGCAGGTTAATGTATGATGACAAATTGCTGTTTGACCATGTCAGCATGGATTCCATAGGATGACTGAATAACGTCTGCACTTGTGATGTCAGATTTTGATTTGTCGTTCAGTTATTGCCCAGGTGTCAAAGACCTGAAATTAAACTTTGATTGTAGGAAATGAGAGTTCTTCATTTTCAGTTCATTCGAGTATGTGGTTGCTGAGACTAGATTGACCACTTGTTCACTCTGGCCAAAAAGTGGGTTCAGCTTGAAGGATAGTCTTTGAG
This window harbors:
- the LOC8284443 gene encoding uncharacterized protein LOC8284443, with translation MPGNEVGDRIHNFFGQESLSQGQHRPEVVEGTWPGLGNNQWVGSQRQIGTPFISNLKNHSIQQSADTERGNGGQSSGVQHGASFSQSTLRPEFARSQAQNPQPTLNGYLHGNQVFQTRQNEANFLGVDSESDRRNLTSRGFSVVEAQLGSDELQKKSSARMDFNESPVNYDFLGGQQQLNSQHPGMFQSLQRQQSGISDMQLLQQQVMLKQMQEIQRQHQQHQQQQQQKQQLQQQEARQVNSVNQVSSFAKQAAGSHPPALINGIPIHDASNYSWQLELVAANTNWPQRNVASAMQGSSSGLMFSPEQGQGPRLMGMIPQQVDQSLYGVPISGTRVASNQYSPVQMDKSTLQHISGSSSSFSGNQYTGFQDQASMQDSTLVSRQGYQGKNVIGTADSQGLNGGFNLESLQQVDLRQSNGSGQDFHGGQDAVDPSETSQGRSVMQVTPSQNVATLDPTEEKILFGSDDNLWEAFGRGTNMGPGGCNMLDGTDLFGAFPSVQSGSWSALMQSAVAETSSAEMGLQEEWSGLASRGSEPSAGNQLAPNIGDSRKKQPAWADNRLQAGSTGNASPYNMSDGISTSINHNNMPGVKQSGDSISYEQNQMLHTSSSQRFVQPFTGQGAKWLDRKLLQKPVSEGSNNNEKGAHSSNAELNAKFPGPCTNQQSMASYNTGGQPSRPNGWKSIDPVSPGPGAVLKNQGSENSLQASQSTEHKSPMFEAMGYRADIWKNESVSNSFVELEQAKSTTGSPQVNREDSDHNNIAALPDSSTVRAKQESSQQLPNGNNFDVWKHVDSSVNSRGRGFPGRYQSRMDKSPQTFESSGNIVSGDGAVKSHDHPDMKESKIDSSRNAPHYTSTSAGGENAWLDANDLSGGKLKSSSNIGRRPSGVRKFQYHPMGDLGVDVESSYGTKHATLSQSLATQVSQGSKVHDHGDIGKSKFPAQIARNSMEIDKGRFPGFQGETKGSDEMILKNRLSGSAPSTSTSFDRAVYSYATSKTTPSSQNMLELLHKVDQSREHGNAAHFSSSDCNQPSQMHEAKNSAGSVYHQQHQSSTSQGFGLRLAPPSQLLPIQDHAFSSQSPSQTINSLSSTHVASEVGGGMGHPWSASSIQVLPPGETSQGESRNNISGTNGQTGKNLQGNFAAGFSPGYPYSRSLVQNQQSYDIGGQATSSQSGNVLSDRFASQSIRMNESFERAKSGQSVPASVPNMSRSTSQNSVASSGEMPQLSNNNQNNAKDSSQQFPILESVSAPQGSTVSGTSLENASAKMSPAMWNGVSAQQRLFGSHPFKVSSNIFKSNLQPNNDSETTSPSSQKVEGYNIQMIGKDPSESGACSGDSHAAKGDQAQQNTPENDPAQTKMSISQGKESVSDPIVSSSVSDPNSTQREIEAFGRSLRPNNILHQNYTLMHQAQSVKNADIDPGNRSLKRFRGPDGPLDAQQVGNHEAQQFYAQSNMVRDASGHCASIPPRDSKMLSFSSKSTDVRDTSIPSKDALAFGQNDTQNLANSNAVPVRNQNSLISPQMAPSWFDQHGTFKNGQVLPFHDAQRPATMKAMELPFSSGRPSSSLHAQGPLEQRNAIAANACQHALVHKSSTSSIASEDISSPQLMSPDAVNMRLAALRPKKRKTATSELVPWHKQVLSDLPMLQNISSAELDWAQAANRLTEKVEDEAEMLEDGPPVFRSKRRLLLTTQLMQLLFRPPSASVLSADAIPHYESVVHFLARATLGDTCSTLACAGSDNSMSSSGSLVPVKTFERISDQYFSKVVEDLISRARKLENDLLRLDKRASVLDLRVECQELEKYSVINRFAKFHGRGQGDGSETSLSDATAQKSCLQRYVTALPMPRNLPDRVQCFSL